In the genome of Fusarium fujikuroi IMI 58289 draft genome, chromosome FFUJ_chr02, one region contains:
- a CDS encoding related to spherulin 1A precursor, whose translation MKFTTALVSAVLAFTSFAEAAPRNTRRGDSSKPLSLTAQLRLADTAADRFALLPEDDDFVFDFNKKQDNPGKGGELIAANRANFPALVGTGAGMAFGRIDPCGMNTLHVHPRSAELQVVTSGRLITEMVPENGVLDKDGKRRVIRTELTANMMTPFYQGSIHTQFNPDCEPATFIATFATEDFGTGQIADELVSLSDDVIAATFGQSIAGEDIDKVRQAVPKSIALGVDKCLETCGLKKRSI comes from the exons ATGAAGTTCACCACTGCTCTCGTCTCTGCCGTCCTGGCCTTCACCTCCTTCGCCGAGGCAGCTCCTCGCAACACCCGCCGAGGAGACTCTAGCAAGCCTCTCAGTCTGACTGCCCAGCTTCGACTTGCTGATAC TGCCGCTGACCGCTTTGCTCTCCTCCccgaggacgatgactttgtctttgacttcaacaagaagcaggatAACCCTGGAAAGGGCGGCGAGCTCATCGCTGCTAACCGTGCCAACTTCCCTGCTCTTGTTGGCACTGGTGCTGGTATGGCCTTTGGCAGAATCGATC CCTGTGGCATGAACACTCTTCACGTTCACCCTCGCTCCGCCGAACTCCAAGTCGTCACCTCCGGCCGTCTCATCACCGAGATGGTCCCTGAGAACGGCGTCCtcgacaaggatggcaagcgTCGTGTTATCCGCACCGAGCTTACAGCCAACATGATGACTCCCTTCTACCAAGGCTCTATCCACACTCAGTTCAACCCCGACTGCGAACCCGCTACCTTCATCGCCACCTTTGCTACTGAGGACTTTGGCACTGGTCAGAtcgctgatgagcttgtgTCTCTGAGCGACGATGTCATAGCTGCCACATTTGGCCAGAGCATCGCCGGTGAGGATATCGACAAGGTCCGCCAGGCTGTTCCTAAGAGCATTGCTCTGGGTGTTGACAAGTGCCTCGAGACCTGCGGCCTCAAGAAGCGATCCATCTAA